Below is a window of Clostridiales bacterium DNA.
AATTGTCGCAGTGGAGGACTGAATCAGGGCGGTGACCGCAATGCCCAGGACAAACGCTTTGAACGCGTTGTCGGTTACTTTTTCCATGACGGTTTTCAGCGTTCCGGAAGAGTTCTCCTTCAGGGAATCGCCCATCAGGCGCATGCCGTACAGAAACATAGCCAAACCACCGAGAAGAGACAAAATATCAAAAAAACTCATAGAACCTCCGCAGTTCCAGGATCAAAATAACCAAAATCCACCAATTAACAATTATACCATGGCTTTGATGTCCGGAAAAGGGCCGGGAAGAAAAAACAGGCTGTTTTCGTTGATTCAGTGTACGGGGATGCGGACTGTGGGAAATACAAAGAATTCCTTGATTCCATCCTGCAAACCATGTATGATATATGCAGAGAACCGTACTATCAGAATGCAATATATAAAAGCACCGAATCAATGACGAAGGAGGATCACCATGCAGCGAAGACTCCGCAAGACAATCTGTACTGTCCTGCCGCTTCTGCTGGTGCTGTGCATCACCGGGGCGGCAGCTGAAACCTGGCTGTGTCCGCACTGCGGCTTTGCGGACAATATCGGCATTTTCTGCTCCATGTGCGGAAAGCCCCATTACGGGAGTACGGAAACCACTGCGCTTCCGACTGCAGCACCGGTTTATACCGATCCGACCCTGGAACAGATTCCCGGGCAGGATGACTGCGTGAAAATCCGCCTTACCGGGATTGATGCTACCAGCTGGATTTCCGACAAGTGGCTGCCTGAATTTGCCATAGACAATGATGAGACCACCTGCTGGCAGTTCTCCGCCAAAAAGGGCGGGCTGGACGGGAAGACGAAGCTGACCCTTTATACCGGCTATGTCCAGGCGGTCGACCAGATCTGGATCAAAAACGGATTCTGGGGATGGACGGATGCCGGAACGGATGAGTACTACATCAATGCCCGACTGAAGAAAATTCGGGTTGATTTCCTCTATAACGGGGAAACAAAATACCGGGATATGCTGGAATTCACCCTGCGGGACGAGGTGTTTACAGACTGGCAGAAGCTTTCCACCGGACATCGGGAGAACGTCGTTGCGGTCAGGATATCCGCAATGACCTCCTACAAAGGCAGCCGGTTCCCGAATGACGTATGCCTGTCGGAGATCATGCTGGTGAAAAACGCGCCGGCATACAGTGCCATGCCGGCCGCAGCAACGCCTGTACCTACGATATACAAAAGCAAACCGGATGTAACCGGCGTGCGGCTTAAGGATAAGCTGGCCACGCGATCCGGTCCCGGACAGAAGTATGACGAACCCGGTACATTCCTCCCGGACACCTGGCAGAACGTGACGGTCCGCGTACTCGGAAAGGAATATGTCGGAACCACCTGGTGGGTCCTGGTGGACTTTGACAATGCCGGCAAGGGAAGGTACCGCGTCTGGACCGGGCTGAAGCGTGTGGCTGTGGACCTGGACCAGGTGAAGGAATACTATCCCACCGGGCAGGGTACCGTCAACGCAACATCGGATACCTATCGCGGCCCTGGAACCAACTATGCCAAGGCGAAGGTGACCATCAACGGATGGAAGGATGTCGTTGCCTACGGGCATGAGAACGGATATGTGGAGGTTGAGTTCGAACAGGGAAACAAATGGTACCGCCTGTGGGTGCCGGAAAGCCAGACCTCCATTGATTGGGGAAATGACAATTCCGGAAACGGGTAAAAAACAAAGAAAGGAAACAAACGGAATGAATAGCGCGATTGTGAAAACCCGGGCCGTTCTGGCGGTCATCCTGGCCGCAATACTTTGTATCACAGCTGTCCCTGCTGCGGCAGAGGAAGACATGATCTGTTTTGAAGAGAAAGGGATTTATGTGAAAATACCTGACAGCGTGATGTATGTAACCGGGGAATCCCCGGATACAGCCCCGCTGTTTTCCATACTTGGCAGCAGTGGAATGACGCGACAGCAGTTTCTGCAGTATATGCAGGAAAACCAGATGTATATTTACGGATTAATGCTGACAGACTACAGAAGCGAATTTTCCCTTGTGATTGATGACCTTGCAAGTCCTGTCAACCTGAATGATTCACCCGATGTGCTCATGAATGTATACCTGACCCAGGCCAAAAAACAGCTGGAAAGCCTCGGCGCCAAAGTGGTTGATTACAGTGTTTATAACGGAGAACTGTACAAGGGCTTCCGGTTCCTTTATACGTTTGAGAATGAAGATACTGTCCAGCATGTGATCCAGTATTCCATCATTGATGGACTACGAACGGTCAACATCCGTGTTTACGGCTTTGACGGGGAATTTTCCGAAGAAAATGAGAGCATTATCCGGCAGGTATATGACACAATTATGATTACCCGGCCGGAAAGCGATACGTAATTCAAGGGCAAACCGGAAAACAAATAACCAACCGGATCAAACGGCAAGCAAACAAGAAAGGAATGATCAGTCCATGAAGAAAATGACCCGAATCATCTCCGCACTGCTCGCACTCCTGCTGGTGGTTTCCATTCCCACCGCCGGAGCAGAGACATTTACCGCCGAGAAACTGAAAAATTATGAAAAATTTGAAGACGTTGCGATTTACGCGAAAATTCCCGACAGCATTATGTATGTGACGATGTATTCCGATAAAGACGCTCCGCTGTACAGCTTACTGTCCCAGGTCGGATTTACATATGATTCATTCCGGGAATTTATGAGCAGCAATAAGATTATTGCTTACGGCCTGTTCCTGACTGATTACGAGACTGAATTCCAGATTGCGGCAGACCGGATCAACATGGAGCTGGATCTTGCAAAAGCAACAGAAGCAGAGCTGCAAGTTTTCCTTGCCATGGCGGAAGACGGTCTGAAGGGCATGAATGCCATGATTGAGGAAAGCGGCATATATAAGGGAGAAAATTATACAGGCTTCTGGTTCCATTACCAGATTGAGGCAAACGGTTCAATGCAGGGTGTGGTCCAGTATTCCATCCTCCACAGCGACCGTGCAGTCAACATCCGCGGTTACAATCTGAACGGTGAGTATCCTGAAGAGATTGAAGAGATCATCAAGGGAGTATTTGACAGCGTTATTGTAAACTGAACCGCGGTATACAGGCCGGAACAAGACTGAAAAAAACAAACCGCCGGGAGAAGTATCCCGGCGGTTTGTGACATATCCGGCTGTTACGCATCTGCAATTCTTTTAAACAAACGTGCATTCCAGAACTCCATATCCAGTTCTTCCAGGTAAAAGTGGAGGATTGCACGCCAGTTTTTGGTGGCGGTGCTCAGCACCATGTAATCCGCAGTGTCCCGGACTGCTTTTTCGGCAAAGGAAAACAACGCTTTGCCGATCCCCTCCGACCTATGGTGCGGAACCACATACAGTTCCTCCACCTCAAAGCAACGGGTTCCTTCCGGCATGACGGCCTTCATGTTTTTGGATTCAAAAGGCGCCCCGAACAGGTATCCGATGACTTCTCCGTTTTCTCCTTCCGCCAGGAAGATCCGGTTGCCCTCAATATCATTCCGCTCATTGGCACGATAGCCGAATGTGCTCATTTCCGCTTCCCATTCCACCGACATGGCAATGAGCGTTTCCAGCACCCGGTCTGTCAGTTCTGTTTCATAAATCCTCATTCTCCAGGCATTCCTTTCTCCGCAAAATCATCAGCATTCACAACCCGGAAACCGGCATCAACCGCCAGGGCGGCGAATATCCCGTTTCCGGGAATCAGCTTTCCGCTGAAAGTTCCATCGTATATCATTCCCACACCGCAGGAGGGACTCCTCGGCTGCAGCACGATGAGATCCACGTTCTCAAGCCTTGCAGCATCCAGCGCTGCCGCAGCTCCCCGGCGGAATTCCGCGTCCACAGACAGTCCTTCCCGGTTTGTGACGATCCCGTCCACAATCTCCGCCGGAACCCGCGGAACCGGCAGTCCGCCCAGCACTTCCGGACAAACAGGGATGACCTCATGGCCGGCCAGCATGGAAAGCAGTTTTTTGCTGCGGTTATTCCCGCCGCTGTACTTGCAGTTTTCACCCAGCAGG
It encodes the following:
- a CDS encoding GNAT family N-acetyltransferase, coding for MRIYETELTDRVLETLIAMSVEWEAEMSTFGYRANERNDIEGNRIFLAEGENGEVIGYLFGAPFESKNMKAVMPEGTRCFEVEELYVVPHHRSEGIGKALFSFAEKAVRDTADYMVLSTATKNWRAILHFYLEELDMEFWNARLFKRIADA
- a CDS encoding DUF523 domain-containing protein — encoded protein: MKVMVSACLLGENCKYSGGNNRSKKLLSMLAGHEVIPVCPEVLGGLPVPRVPAEIVDGIVTNREGLSVDAEFRRGAAAALDAARLENVDLIVLQPRSPSCGVGMIYDGTFSGKLIPGNGIFAALAVDAGFRVVNADDFAEKGMPGE